Proteins from one Mycobacterium sp. EPa45 genomic window:
- a CDS encoding histidine phosphatase family protein, translating to MRHAKSDYPNGVPDHDRPLASRGIREGALAGDWLRAHVPAIDLVLCSSATRTRQTLERTGISAPVMYSERLYGATPGTMIDEINQVPDDVATLMVVGHEPTMSQVSLGLADPKRSNPKVAGEISIKYPTSAIAVLRVPGSWAALELRTAELRSFHVPR from the coding sequence ATGCGCCACGCCAAGTCGGACTATCCGAACGGGGTGCCCGACCATGACCGGCCGCTGGCATCGCGCGGTATTCGCGAAGGCGCTCTGGCGGGCGACTGGCTGCGGGCCCACGTCCCGGCGATCGATCTGGTGCTCTGCTCGTCGGCGACCCGCACCCGCCAGACCCTCGAGCGCACCGGTATCAGCGCCCCGGTGATGTATTCCGAGCGGCTCTACGGCGCCACCCCGGGGACGATGATCGACGAAATCAACCAGGTGCCCGACGATGTCGCGACGCTGATGGTCGTCGGCCACGAACCGACGATGAGTCAGGTGTCGCTCGGGCTGGCCGACCCGAAGCGCTCGAATCCGAAGGTGGCCGGCGAGATCTCGATCAAGTACCCGACATCGGCCATCGCCGTGCTGCGGGTGCCTGGCAGCTGGGCAGCGCTCGAACTCCGCACGGCGGAGCTCAGGTCATTCCACGTGCCGCGCTAG
- a CDS encoding DUF3558 domain-containing protein, translating to MVSGCAKTVDGTAAKSGSGNVPRNDNSAQQYPNLLKECDVLTTDILAKTVGADPLDIQSTFVGAVCRWQAANPAGLVDITRFWYEQGSLDNERAVGQFLKYQIENRAIAGVPSIVMRTSDPNGGCGVASDAGGVVGWWVNPQAPGIDACGQAIKLMELTLATNS from the coding sequence ATGGTCAGCGGCTGTGCCAAAACGGTGGACGGGACCGCGGCGAAGTCAGGTTCGGGCAACGTGCCGCGCAACGACAACTCCGCGCAGCAGTATCCGAACCTGCTCAAGGAGTGCGACGTCCTCACCACCGACATCCTGGCCAAGACCGTGGGCGCCGACCCGCTCGACATCCAGAGCACGTTCGTCGGCGCCGTCTGTCGTTGGCAGGCCGCCAACCCTGCCGGGCTGGTGGACATCACCCGGTTCTGGTACGAGCAGGGCAGCCTCGACAACGAGCGCGCGGTCGGTCAGTTCCTCAAGTATCAGATCGAGAACCGGGCGATCGCCGGTGTGCCGTCGATCGTGATGCGGACCAGCGACCCCAACGGTGGCTGTGGAGTCGCCAGCGACGCCGGTGGCGTCGTCGGCTGGTGGGTCAACCCGCAGGCCCCCGGGATCGACGCGTGCGGTCAGGCCATCAAGTTGATGGAGCTGACGCTGGCCACCAACTCCTAG